From the Polynucleobacter sp. MWH-UH35A genome, one window contains:
- the rfaE1 gene encoding D-glycero-beta-D-manno-heptose-7-phosphate kinase, translated as MEKANREQFSKARLLVVGDVMLDRYWFGDTNRISPEAPVPVVQVGKIDERLGGAANVARNVAALDAKATILGIVGNDESGKRVVELLKAGGVDSQLEIDADVPTIVKLRVIARQQQLIRLDFEETPSAKALAHKLERFEKLVGNADVVILSDYGKGALGQVAHMIEQARSQNKMILVDPKGEDYEKYRGATVLTPNRSELRQVVGKWTSEEDLTNKAQGLRKSLDLQALLLTRSEEGMSLYTDAGVSHVKAQAREVFDVSGAGDTVIATLAVALAAKWPLEKAMALANRAGGIVVGKLGTATVTSEELQ; from the coding sequence ATGGAAAAAGCCAATCGAGAACAGTTCTCTAAAGCACGCCTGCTAGTGGTGGGCGATGTCATGCTGGATCGTTATTGGTTCGGAGACACTAATCGTATTTCTCCAGAGGCGCCCGTTCCTGTTGTGCAAGTTGGTAAGATTGATGAGCGACTTGGGGGTGCTGCTAATGTGGCGCGTAACGTAGCTGCGCTCGATGCTAAGGCAACCATTCTTGGAATTGTTGGTAATGACGAGTCCGGTAAGCGTGTGGTGGAGTTATTAAAAGCGGGTGGTGTTGATAGTCAATTAGAAATCGATGCTGATGTACCCACCATTGTGAAGTTGCGTGTCATTGCTCGCCAACAACAATTAATACGACTCGATTTTGAAGAGACTCCCAGCGCAAAAGCTTTGGCTCATAAATTAGAACGTTTTGAAAAGTTGGTTGGCAATGCGGATGTTGTGATTCTGTCGGATTACGGTAAAGGTGCATTAGGTCAAGTAGCTCATATGATTGAGCAAGCAAGAAGCCAAAATAAAATGATCTTAGTTGACCCTAAGGGTGAAGATTATGAAAAGTATCGTGGTGCCACGGTCTTAACGCCGAATCGTAGCGAACTGCGCCAAGTAGTTGGCAAATGGACCAGTGAAGAGGATTTAACAAATAAAGCGCAGGGATTGAGAAAATCTCTTGATTTGCAAGCGCTGCTCTTAACCCGCTCCGAAGAGGGCATGAGTCTATATACCGATGCAGGTGTGAGTCATGTCAAAGCGCAAGCGCGTGAAGTGTTCGATGTATCAGGTGCTGGCGATACCGTGATTGCAACATTAGCCGTTGCTTTGGCTGCAAAGTGGCCCCTAGAGAAGGCGATGGCTTTAGCAAATCGTGCAGGGGGCATTGTGGTTGGTAAGCTGGGGACTGCAACCGTTACTTCAGAGGAATTACAGTGA
- a CDS encoding UDP-glucose/GDP-mannose dehydrogenase family protein → MKVTIIGSGYVGLVTGACLAEQGNNVFCVDVDPKKIAILNSGGVPIYEPGLKEMIERNRAAGRLQFSTDIAASVAHGDIQFIAVGTPPDEDGSADLQYVVAAARNIGCHMTTPKVIVDKSTVPVGTADKVQAAINEELEKRGLSSELCSVVSNPEFLKEGAAVEDFMRPDRIVIGTENSPAGLRAKEQMRKLYTPFNRHHERTYYMDVKSAELTKYAANAMLATRISFMNELANLADLVGADIEAVRQGIGSDSRIGYGFLYSGTGYGGSCFPKDVSALSKTAKEHGRDLKILDAVEAVNELQKYILVEKIEKRFGEDLKGMKFALWGLAFKPNTDDMREAPSRVIIAELVKRGATIVAHDPVSMPEAIHCLELDFKGNPEGLKQVSMTDDPMSALDGADALIIVTEWKAFRSPDFEQVMQKLKRAIIFDGRNLYEPASMQELGIEYHGIGRHN, encoded by the coding sequence TTGAAAGTCACCATCATCGGTAGCGGTTACGTAGGTCTTGTTACAGGCGCATGTCTTGCTGAGCAGGGTAATAATGTCTTTTGCGTTGACGTAGATCCTAAAAAGATCGCCATTCTTAATTCTGGCGGTGTGCCGATTTACGAGCCAGGTTTAAAAGAGATGATTGAGCGCAATCGGGCTGCTGGTCGTTTGCAGTTTTCTACTGATATTGCTGCCTCAGTGGCGCATGGTGACATTCAGTTCATTGCCGTAGGCACACCTCCCGATGAGGATGGCTCAGCCGATTTGCAATATGTTGTAGCGGCAGCACGTAATATTGGTTGTCACATGACTACGCCCAAGGTAATTGTCGATAAATCGACTGTACCAGTAGGTACTGCTGACAAAGTGCAGGCTGCGATTAATGAAGAACTAGAAAAAAGAGGTTTGTCTTCTGAGCTGTGCTCGGTTGTCTCAAACCCAGAGTTCTTAAAAGAGGGTGCTGCAGTAGAAGACTTCATGCGTCCTGATCGTATTGTGATTGGTACGGAAAATAGCCCAGCAGGATTGCGCGCTAAAGAGCAAATGCGCAAGCTCTACACTCCTTTTAATCGCCACCATGAACGTACCTACTACATGGACGTCAAAAGTGCAGAACTTACTAAATACGCAGCTAATGCGATGCTGGCAACCCGCATCTCTTTCATGAATGAGTTGGCAAACTTAGCAGACTTAGTGGGCGCCGATATTGAAGCAGTGCGTCAAGGCATTGGTTCAGACTCACGTATTGGCTATGGCTTTTTATACTCTGGCACCGGTTATGGTGGTTCATGCTTTCCAAAGGATGTTTCTGCCTTATCGAAGACCGCTAAAGAGCATGGCAGAGATCTGAAGATTCTCGATGCTGTAGAAGCGGTGAACGAATTGCAAAAGTACATCTTGGTAGAAAAGATCGAAAAGCGCTTTGGCGAAGACCTTAAGGGTATGAAATTCGCACTGTGGGGTTTAGCTTTTAAACCCAATACGGACGATATGCGTGAAGCACCAAGCCGCGTGATTATTGCCGAGCTCGTTAAGCGTGGGGCAACCATCGTGGCCCATGATCCAGTCTCGATGCCAGAAGCCATACATTGCTTAGAGCTTGACTTTAAGGGTAACCCAGAAGGTCTCAAGCAAGTATCGATGACAGATGATCCAATGAGTGCTTTAGATGGTGCTGATGCCCTCATTATCGTGACCGAATGGAAAGCTTTTAGAAGTCCGGACTTTGAGCAAGTCATGCAAAAACTCAAGCGCGCCATTATTTTTGATGGTCGCAACCTCTATGAGCCTGCTTCTATGCAAGAATTAGGCATTGAGTACCATGGCATTGGTAGACATAATTAA
- the lapB gene encoding lipopolysaccharide assembly protein LapB: protein MIQIATAWLLLLPVMFGIGWLAARWDLRLENRMDERERMRQQRSTFKGLSLLLNEQPDQAIETLVKIAQLDPETIELHFSLGNLFRRRGETERAIRVHQHLANRDDLKPRDRDHAAYELGRDFLRAGLLDRAEASLNRVGDGKYAEPAKESLLEMYQIEHDWKKAIIAASELEGLQGKSHHTEIAQFHCELAQEALRRKDLVEAEQSIQRALQAVPNHARALILQGDYLMAMDRPTQAIEAWSVIANSHPAYMHLLADRWMLAHAAIGKEPEGLDRLCELLKTQATGELLDFVHKHLMKIRGPQAANVMLSDVMQHSPTLIALSKLAETRLALEEGSANPERLLELQSILNLLRQRTTSLARYTCGNCGFRARRFYWQCPGCNHWEAYSPRRSEGAAPSGPSM from the coding sequence ATGATTCAGATTGCTACCGCCTGGCTATTACTGCTTCCAGTGATGTTTGGCATTGGTTGGTTGGCGGCGCGCTGGGATTTGCGCCTTGAGAATCGCATGGATGAGCGCGAACGTATGCGTCAGCAGCGCTCAACTTTTAAAGGCTTAAGCCTCTTGCTCAATGAGCAGCCAGATCAAGCGATTGAAACCTTAGTCAAAATTGCACAGCTAGATCCAGAAACCATTGAACTCCATTTTTCATTGGGTAACCTATTCCGTCGTCGTGGCGAGACTGAACGCGCTATTCGTGTGCATCAGCACTTAGCAAATCGCGATGACTTAAAGCCGCGTGACCGTGACCATGCCGCCTATGAATTAGGTCGCGACTTTTTGCGTGCAGGATTACTCGACCGTGCAGAGGCCTCATTAAATCGCGTGGGCGATGGTAAGTATGCCGAGCCTGCAAAAGAAAGTTTGCTGGAGATGTATCAAATTGAGCATGATTGGAAAAAAGCGATCATTGCTGCTAGTGAGCTTGAAGGCTTGCAAGGAAAATCGCACCATACTGAGATCGCACAATTTCACTGTGAACTTGCTCAAGAGGCCTTGCGACGCAAGGACTTAGTCGAGGCAGAGCAATCCATACAACGTGCGCTGCAAGCTGTACCCAACCATGCCCGCGCTTTAATCTTGCAAGGCGACTATTTGATGGCGATGGACCGGCCCACTCAAGCAATTGAAGCCTGGAGTGTGATTGCTAATTCGCATCCTGCATACATGCATTTACTAGCAGATCGCTGGATGCTCGCGCATGCCGCCATTGGCAAAGAGCCTGAAGGGTTAGATCGTCTCTGTGAGCTACTGAAAACGCAAGCGACAGGTGAATTACTTGATTTTGTTCATAAACATCTAATGAAAATTCGAGGGCCACAGGCTGCGAATGTCATGCTATCTGATGTTATGCAGCATTCACCGACCCTGATTGCATTATCCAAGTTGGCTGAAACGCGTCTTGCGCTAGAAGAGGGCAGTGCCAATCCCGAGAGATTGTTGGAACTGCAGTCGATTTTGAACCTCTTGCGCCAGCGGACAACAAGCCTTGCTCGCTACACATGTGGTAATTGTGGTTTCAGGGCGCGAAGATTTTATTGGCAATGCCCTGGTTGTAATCATTGGGAGGCATACTCCCCAAGACGAAGTGAAGGTGCTGCACCTAGCGGCCCTTCGATGTAA
- the rpsA gene encoding 30S ribosomal protein S1, whose amino-acid sequence MSESFAELFEESLTRSNMKTGQVISAEVLRIDHNFVVVNAGLKSEAFIPVEEFHNDAGEIEVAPGDFVSVAIDALENGYGDTILSRDKAKRLASWMNLEKALEQAEIVTGTVTGKVKGGLTVMVNGIRAFLPGSLVDTRPIKDTSPYEGKTMEFKVIKLDRKRNNVVLSRRAVVEASQGEERAKLMSNLKEGAVVTGLVKNITDYGAFVDLGGIDGLLHITDLAWRRVRHPSEMLTVGQEVTAKILKFDQEKNRVSLGVKQLGDDPWVGIARRYPPNTRLFGKVTNLTDYGAFVEIESGIEGLVHVSEMDWTNKNVAPSKATALGTEVEVMVLDIDEDKRRISLGIKQCKANPWEEFSRSQQKGDKLSGAIKSITDFGVFIGLPGGIDGLVHLSDLSWNEPGEEAVKKYKKGDEVEATVLAIDVEKERISLGIKQLSGDPFNNYTSVNDKGALVTGTVKAVDAKGATIHLADEVEAYLRASEISTDRVEDARNVLKEGDSVTAMIINIDRKSRVINLSIKAKDSSDQQDAMSKLQGDAQSGTTNLGALLKAKLDNQG is encoded by the coding sequence ATGTCTGAATCATTTGCAGAACTATTTGAAGAATCATTAACCCGATCGAATATGAAGACCGGCCAAGTTATTTCGGCTGAAGTTCTTCGCATCGACCATAACTTCGTCGTTGTTAACGCTGGCTTAAAGTCTGAAGCGTTTATTCCTGTTGAAGAATTCCATAACGACGCTGGCGAGATTGAAGTAGCTCCCGGCGATTTCGTTTCTGTTGCTATTGACGCTTTAGAGAACGGCTATGGCGACACAATCCTTTCCCGTGATAAAGCGAAACGCTTGGCATCATGGATGAACTTGGAAAAAGCACTCGAGCAAGCTGAGATCGTTACCGGTACTGTTACTGGTAAGGTTAAAGGCGGCTTGACTGTGATGGTTAACGGTATCCGTGCTTTCTTGCCTGGATCACTCGTTGATACACGTCCAATCAAAGACACCAGCCCTTACGAAGGTAAGACGATGGAGTTCAAGGTTATCAAGCTCGACCGTAAGCGTAACAACGTAGTGTTGTCACGTCGTGCTGTTGTTGAAGCTAGCCAAGGTGAAGAGCGTGCTAAGTTGATGTCTAACCTTAAAGAAGGCGCAGTGGTTACTGGCCTCGTTAAGAACATCACTGATTACGGCGCATTCGTTGACCTCGGTGGTATCGATGGCCTCTTGCACATTACTGACTTGGCATGGCGTCGTGTGCGTCACCCAAGCGAGATGTTGACTGTTGGTCAAGAAGTTACCGCTAAGATTTTGAAGTTCGATCAAGAGAAGAACCGTGTTTCACTTGGCGTGAAACAGCTTGGTGATGATCCATGGGTTGGTATCGCTCGTCGTTACCCACCAAACACCCGTTTATTCGGCAAAGTAACTAACTTAACTGACTACGGCGCATTCGTTGAAATCGAATCTGGTATTGAAGGTTTGGTACACGTTTCTGAAATGGATTGGACTAACAAGAACGTTGCTCCAAGCAAAGCTACTGCATTAGGAACTGAAGTTGAAGTAATGGTTCTGGATATTGATGAAGACAAGCGTCGTATTAGCTTGGGCATCAAGCAGTGCAAAGCGAACCCATGGGAAGAGTTCTCACGTTCACAACAAAAAGGCGACAAGCTTTCTGGCGCAATCAAGTCTATTACTGACTTTGGTGTGTTCATTGGCTTGCCTGGCGGTATCGACGGTTTAGTTCACCTCTCAGACCTCTCATGGAATGAGCCAGGCGAAGAAGCTGTTAAGAAATACAAAAAAGGTGATGAAGTTGAAGCCACCGTATTGGCAATTGATGTTGAGAAAGAGCGTATCTCTCTCGGTATCAAGCAATTGTCTGGTGACCCATTCAACAACTACACATCCGTTAACGACAAAGGTGCTTTAGTTACCGGTACTGTTAAGGCGGTTGATGCTAAGGGTGCAACTATTCACTTGGCTGATGAAGTTGAAGCTTACTTACGTGCTTCCGAGATCTCAACAGATCGCGTTGAAGATGCACGTAATGTATTGAAAGAAGGCGACAGCGTAACTGCAATGATCATTAACATTGATCGCAAGTCACGCGTTATCAATCTTTCAATCAAAGCAAAAGACAGCTCTGATCAACAAGATGCAATGAGCAAGCTCCAAGGTGATGCGCAGTCTGGCACAACCAATTTGGGCGCCTTGTTAAAAGCAAAATTGGACAATCAAGGCTAA
- the cmk gene encoding (d)CMP kinase: MSLPPVIAIDGPTASGKGTVASLVAERLGFHYLDSGALYRLVALAREKQGIDVQNGPELGLLVPKLLISFKNSQIFLNGEDVTDAIRTESIGLMASALAVHPEVRAALVGLQRSFRQLPGLVADGRDMASVIFPDAVLKVFLTATAAARAERRYKQLIAKGISAKLEDLLQDLQERDARDSSRGAAPLLVADGAKVLETSDLSIDQAVKTVLDWYQSAIA, translated from the coding sequence ATGAGTCTCCCTCCAGTCATTGCAATAGACGGACCTACCGCCTCAGGAAAAGGTACCGTTGCTTCCTTGGTAGCTGAAAGACTAGGATTTCATTATCTCGATAGTGGTGCCCTTTACCGCTTGGTTGCTCTTGCGCGCGAAAAACAGGGAATTGACGTTCAAAATGGCCCAGAATTAGGTCTGTTGGTTCCTAAGTTATTGATTTCATTCAAAAATAGTCAAATTTTCCTCAATGGTGAGGATGTGACTGATGCTATCCGTACGGAAAGCATCGGTTTAATGGCCTCTGCTTTGGCCGTTCATCCAGAGGTGAGAGCGGCTTTAGTTGGTCTGCAGCGCAGTTTTAGGCAATTACCAGGCTTGGTGGCTGATGGCAGGGATATGGCCAGCGTCATATTCCCAGATGCAGTTTTGAAGGTTTTCTTGACCGCAACGGCTGCTGCCAGAGCCGAGCGTCGCTATAAGCAATTGATAGCTAAGGGAATTTCTGCTAAACTTGAGGACTTGTTGCAGGATTTGCAGGAGCGCGATGCCAGAGACAGTAGTCGAGGCGCCGCCCCCTTGTTGGTTGCAGACGGTGCAAAAGTGCTCGAAACATCAGATTTATCGATAGATCAAGCAGTTAAGACAGTTTTGGATTGGTATCAATCTGCAATTGCTTAG
- the aroA gene encoding 3-phosphoshikimate 1-carboxyvinyltransferase — protein MPDITIGPFKQAQGSIVLPGSKSISNRALLLAALSSGTTTLTNLLDADDTQVMRNALRQLGLSVTDKADKVCVVEGCGGKFPVQDADLFMGNAGTAIRPLTAALAMQGGNYRLSGVARMHERPIRDLVDGLRQVGAKIEYELQDGYPPIKILAADIQIKEVVKVRGDVSSQFLTALLMALPLVAQEPVRIEVIGELISRPYIDITLKLMARFGVIVTSPDMQSFVIPAKTSEAVYQSPGRLSVEGDASSASYFLALGAIGGGPVRVLGVGKDSIQGDVAFADALALMGANIAAGDDWIEVAGVKNANGKLNGITIDCTEIPDAAMTLAVAALFAEGPTRLNNIASWRVKETDRIAAMAKELKKVGAIVEEGADYIVVQAPALQSDWKSPAEGIDTYDDHRMAMCFSLVAFGPNALKINDPNCVAKTFPTYFAEFAKVVS, from the coding sequence TTGCCAGATATCACTATTGGACCTTTTAAGCAGGCGCAAGGCTCGATTGTGTTGCCGGGCTCCAAAAGTATCTCTAATCGCGCTCTATTGCTTGCAGCCCTCTCTTCCGGCACAACTACCCTCACGAATTTATTGGATGCCGACGATACCCAGGTAATGCGAAACGCTTTACGTCAATTAGGCTTATCCGTTACGGATAAAGCGGACAAGGTATGTGTTGTTGAGGGGTGTGGAGGCAAGTTTCCAGTGCAGGACGCAGACCTCTTTATGGGTAATGCTGGCACTGCGATTCGTCCCCTCACAGCAGCCTTAGCTATGCAAGGCGGTAATTACCGTTTGTCTGGTGTTGCTCGTATGCACGAAAGACCTATTCGTGATTTGGTGGATGGTTTGCGTCAAGTGGGTGCAAAGATTGAATACGAATTGCAAGACGGTTACCCCCCAATCAAAATATTGGCAGCGGATATTCAGATTAAAGAGGTGGTTAAAGTACGTGGTGATGTATCAAGCCAGTTCTTAACTGCCTTGTTGATGGCTTTGCCTCTCGTAGCTCAAGAGCCTGTGCGTATTGAGGTGATTGGTGAGCTCATCTCTCGCCCGTATATTGATATCACTTTGAAGTTGATGGCTCGTTTTGGAGTCATAGTTACTAGCCCTGATATGCAATCGTTCGTCATTCCAGCAAAAACATCTGAAGCTGTTTACCAAAGTCCTGGCCGGCTATCAGTAGAGGGCGATGCTTCTTCAGCTTCATACTTTTTAGCCCTGGGTGCCATTGGTGGTGGCCCTGTGCGGGTTCTAGGTGTTGGCAAAGACAGCATTCAGGGTGATGTGGCATTTGCTGATGCACTTGCGCTCATGGGTGCGAATATTGCTGCTGGGGATGATTGGATTGAGGTTGCTGGTGTGAAAAATGCTAATGGCAAACTCAATGGCATCACCATTGATTGCACAGAGATTCCAGATGCGGCAATGACACTTGCGGTAGCTGCGTTGTTTGCTGAAGGTCCAACGCGCTTAAATAATATTGCTAGCTGGCGCGTGAAAGAAACGGATCGTATCGCGGCAATGGCAAAGGAGTTAAAAAAAGTTGGTGCCATTGTTGAAGAAGGTGCTGACTATATTGTTGTTCAAGCCCCAGCTTTGCAAAGTGATTGGAAGTCACCGGCTGAGGGTATTGATACTTATGACGACCATCGCATGGCGATGTGTTTCTCACTCGTTGCATTTGGTCCAAATGCGCTTAAGATCAATGATCCCAATTGCGTAGCAAAAACATTCCCGACCTATTTCGCAGAATTTGCGAAAGTAGTGAGCTAG
- a CDS encoding prephenate dehydrogenase/arogenate dehydrogenase family protein, protein MTIINPASNYGTVTIVGVGLIGASLGLALKKAGVVTKVLGVGRSKENIEQAQKMGAIDGVVDLVEAAKQSDVIVLCVPVAQMRAAFEVMEPHLEPRTMITDAGSTKGDVILAAKEVLGKKVCQFVPAHPIAGGAQHGASAAKADLFEGKQTIICPLQENSPEDTALITGFWESVGSHVKKIGVVQHDAIYAAVSHLPHLLSYALMASVVNSEDAEQKLSHVGAGFKDFTRIAASSPEMWRDICLGNRAAILKELDQYLLIVNHMRKLIAESDGAGLEKLFNKASKARQDLDVL, encoded by the coding sequence ATGACCATTATTAATCCAGCAAGCAATTACGGTACTGTCACCATCGTTGGTGTTGGTTTGATTGGCGCCTCACTTGGCCTGGCTCTAAAAAAAGCAGGCGTGGTAACTAAAGTATTAGGCGTAGGCCGCAGCAAAGAAAATATAGAGCAAGCGCAAAAGATGGGCGCAATTGATGGTGTAGTCGATTTGGTTGAGGCAGCAAAACAATCTGATGTGATTGTGCTTTGCGTGCCAGTTGCTCAAATGCGAGCTGCCTTTGAAGTGATGGAGCCGCATCTTGAGCCCCGCACCATGATTACAGATGCGGGTAGCACTAAGGGTGATGTCATCCTGGCTGCTAAAGAAGTATTGGGTAAGAAGGTTTGTCAATTTGTGCCAGCGCATCCAATTGCTGGTGGTGCACAGCATGGCGCCAGCGCCGCTAAGGCTGATTTGTTCGAAGGCAAGCAGACGATTATTTGCCCATTACAGGAAAACTCTCCTGAAGATACCGCCTTAATCACTGGCTTTTGGGAGTCTGTTGGATCGCATGTGAAGAAAATTGGCGTTGTTCAGCACGATGCGATTTATGCTGCCGTCTCTCATCTTCCGCATCTGCTGTCCTATGCCTTGATGGCAAGCGTGGTGAACTCGGAAGATGCTGAGCAAAAGTTGAGTCATGTTGGTGCTGGCTTTAAAGATTTCACTCGCATTGCCGCTTCTAGTCCAGAAATGTGGCGAGATATTTGTTTGGGTAATCGCGCCGCTATTCTGAAAGAGTTGGATCAATATCTTTTGATCGTGAACCATATGCGCAAGCTTATTGCAGAAAGTGATGGCGCAGGTTTAGAAAAATTATTTAATAAGGCGAGCAAAGCACGTCAAGATTTGGACGTACTTTGA
- the hisC gene encoding histidinol-phosphate transaminase, which translates to MTSKIGLKHIHAIAPYVGGRPISEVAREYGLDENKIVKLASNENPLGMPKSAQDAMLKAASDLGRYPDSNGFELKNVLAEKLGVPTDWITLGNGSNDILELAARAVAQAGDEVIFSKHAFAVYPLATQAVGAKAVEVAATAIYGHDLPAMLAAIKASGDKAKLVFVANPNNPTGSYLTAKEIEDFLVAVPSHVVVVLDEAYNEYLTPEQRYDAIAWVKRFPNMILSRSFSKAYGLAGLRIGYGVAQPHLTDLLNRIRQPFNVNSLAQAAAVAAFQDKAFLQQGFELNRAGYAQLTKAFDELGLQYLPSAGNFVLVKVGDDDQAGARINLALLKRGIIVRPVGNYGLPQWLRISIGLPEENDAFIDALKDILK; encoded by the coding sequence ATGACTTCCAAGATTGGTCTAAAACATATTCATGCGATTGCCCCTTATGTTGGCGGGCGTCCTATTAGTGAAGTTGCGCGCGAATACGGCCTAGATGAAAACAAGATTGTGAAGCTTGCTTCCAATGAGAATCCATTGGGTATGCCAAAGTCTGCGCAAGATGCCATGCTCAAGGCTGCAAGTGATTTGGGTCGTTACCCAGATTCCAATGGGTTTGAGCTGAAGAATGTCTTAGCTGAAAAATTAGGTGTGCCAACAGACTGGATTACCTTGGGTAATGGCAGTAACGATATTTTGGAATTAGCGGCACGCGCTGTTGCGCAAGCTGGCGACGAAGTGATCTTCTCCAAACATGCGTTTGCTGTTTATCCTCTCGCCACTCAAGCTGTTGGCGCAAAGGCTGTTGAAGTTGCAGCTACTGCTATTTATGGGCATGACTTACCGGCGATGTTGGCAGCCATAAAGGCATCTGGCGATAAAGCGAAGTTGGTCTTTGTGGCGAACCCAAATAATCCAACAGGAAGCTATCTCACAGCAAAAGAGATTGAAGACTTCTTGGTGGCAGTTCCGTCTCATGTTGTGGTGGTACTTGATGAAGCTTATAACGAATACCTCACTCCAGAGCAGCGCTACGACGCAATTGCTTGGGTGAAGCGCTTTCCTAATATGATTTTGTCGCGTAGCTTCTCAAAAGCCTACGGTTTGGCTGGCTTGCGCATTGGTTATGGTGTAGCTCAGCCGCACTTAACTGATCTTTTAAATCGTATTCGTCAACCATTTAATGTAAATAGTCTTGCTCAGGCAGCGGCAGTTGCTGCTTTTCAGGACAAAGCATTCTTGCAGCAGGGATTTGAATTGAATCGCGCAGGCTATGCACAGCTCACTAAAGCGTTTGATGAGTTGGGTTTGCAATACTTACCGTCTGCTGGAAATTTTGTTTTGGTGAAAGTGGGTGATGACGATCAGGCGGGTGCACGCATCAATTTAGCGTTGCTCAAGCGCGGCATTATTGTTCGTCCAGTTGGTAACTATGGTTTGCCGCAGTGGTTGCGTATTTCAATTGGTTTGCCTGAAGAGAATGACGCCTTCATTGATGCCTTAAAAGATATTCTTAAATGA
- the pheA gene encoding prephenate dehydratase, with protein MSTEEQRLAPLREKIDALDAQILDLLTQRAKAAQEVGHVKGGFASPVFRPERERQVVARLQEINKGPLLPDGIAAIWREVMSACRALEARQTIAYLGPVGTFSEQAAQTYFGHSIAGLPCASLDEVFKSVEKGAAQFGVVPVENSSEGAISRTLDLLLDSSMRISGEVVLPIRHHLLTKSGNLDGVTTVCAHAQALAQCQQWLSVHAPQLKRQAVSSNAEAARLAAADPTLAAIAGDPAQEAYGLQAVAAQIQDDPHNRTRFVVVGNYACQPTGKDQTSLVLSVDNQPGAVHRLLAPLAKHGVSMNRFESRPARKGTWEYHFYIDIAGHADDEKVLKALEELKGVAAFYKNLGSYPHSA; from the coding sequence ATGAGTACTGAAGAACAGCGCTTAGCTCCCCTGCGCGAAAAAATTGATGCACTGGATGCGCAAATTTTAGATTTGCTGACTCAACGGGCAAAAGCAGCACAAGAAGTGGGGCATGTTAAAGGGGGCTTTGCATCTCCTGTGTTCCGTCCTGAGCGTGAGCGCCAAGTTGTTGCTCGTTTGCAAGAGATCAACAAAGGACCTTTGCTTCCAGATGGCATTGCTGCTATTTGGCGTGAAGTGATGTCAGCATGCAGAGCTCTAGAAGCTCGCCAAACTATTGCCTACCTTGGGCCAGTGGGCACTTTTTCAGAACAAGCTGCACAAACGTATTTTGGCCACTCTATTGCCGGCTTACCTTGCGCAAGCCTAGATGAAGTATTTAAGTCAGTGGAGAAGGGTGCAGCCCAGTTTGGGGTTGTTCCAGTTGAAAACTCTAGTGAAGGCGCTATCTCGCGCACATTAGATTTGTTGCTCGATTCATCAATGCGTATTAGCGGTGAAGTGGTGCTACCAATTCGTCATCACTTGTTGACTAAGAGCGGTAACCTGGATGGCGTAACAACTGTCTGTGCTCATGCGCAAGCATTGGCGCAATGTCAGCAATGGTTAAGCGTGCACGCTCCACAATTAAAGCGTCAAGCAGTCAGTAGTAATGCAGAGGCAGCGCGGTTGGCTGCTGCCGATCCCACTTTAGCTGCAATTGCTGGTGATCCTGCGCAAGAAGCCTATGGTCTGCAAGCTGTAGCTGCACAAATTCAGGATGACCCTCATAACCGCACCCGTTTTGTCGTGGTTGGTAACTATGCATGCCAACCCACTGGCAAAGATCAAACATCGCTAGTTCTCTCGGTAGATAACCAGCCTGGTGCTGTTCATCGCTTATTGGCGCCCTTGGCAAAACATGGTGTATCCATGAATCGCTTTGAATCTCGTCCTGCGCGCAAAGGTACTTGGGAATATCACTTCTATATCGATATTGCCGGCCATGCGGATGACGAGAAAGTTTTGAAGGCGCTTGAAGAGTTGAAGGGCGTTGCTGCTTTCTACAAAAACCTCGGCTCTTATCCGCACTCAGCTTAA